Below is a genomic region from Granulicella sibirica.
TGATGGAGGCCGATCTCGAGGGCAATAGCTCGATGTACGTTACGAATCCGTCGGGAAGCTGGGCGGGGCATTATCTCTCGGCGAAGCTTTCGCCGCGCTTCGATCATCCGGAGTATGCCGTCGAGGGCGGGCTTCCGCATCACTCGGCCTGGCGCGTCGTTCTTATCGCAGAGGAGCCTGGGCGGTTGATCGAATCGACGATTCAATATGACCTTAACCCTGCGAGCCGTGTTGCTGATACGAGCTGGATCGAGGCGGGGAAGGCGTCGTGGAACTGGTGGGTCGATGACGTCGATGCGAATAACAAGCCGGCGTTTACGACCGAAAACATGAAGCGATACGTTGACTTCTCGGCGGCTTCAGGCTTTCGCTACATGATGCTCGACGCGGGCTGGTCGGCGATTCGCGACCTTACGAAGCTCAGCGGGAAGGTCGACGTTCCGGAGCTTGTGCGGTATGCCGCAACGAAGAACGTCAAGGTGTGGGTGTGGTGTTACGCCGAGTCGGTGATGAGGCAGAGGACAGAGGCTTTTACTCAGTTTGAAAAGTGGGGCGTGGCGGGAGTGAAGATCGACTTCATCAACCGCGACGACCAGGATGGCATTGCGTTCTTCTACGACACTGCAAAGGAAGCGGCGGAGCATCACCTGATGGTGGACTATCATGGCGGGCACACGCCATGGGGACTTGAACGGACTTATCCCAACGTGATGAGTTACGAGGCTGTGCTAGGTGCGGAGCAGAATAAGGTTGGGCGGCGGGATAGCCCGGGAAACCGCGCAACGCTTGCCTGGACCCGCACGCTCGCAGGACCGATGGACTACACCCCCGGCGGTTTCAACAACGCCACGGAAGACGGCTTTGTCGCGCAGAATACCTCGCCCATGGTGATGGGAACGCGCGCGCAGCAGTTGGCACTCTATGTTGTCTATCAGAGCCCGTTTCAGATGGTTTCGGATAGTCCGCAGATGTATGAGGGGCGGCCGGAGTTTAAGTTCCTCAAGGACGTTCCATCGGCCTGGGATACAACGAAGGTGATCGGTGGGACGCCCGGAGAGTTCTCGACGATTGTGCGCAAGCATGGGGGCGAGTGGTATCTCGGCAGCATCACCAACTGGACGCCGCGCACGATGCAGGTTCCGCTGAGCTTTCTTGAGAGTGGGAGTTACACGGCAGAGATCTACGAGGATGCGAAGGATGCGGATCGCGAGCCGAAGCATGTGTCAGTCCGCAAGCAGACGGTGCACGCCGGCGAGACGCTGACGCTGCATCTCGCGCCGGGCGGAGGGTGTGCGATACGCTTCGCCCGGGCGAAGTGAGTTATTCGGCCTGGTGCGTGCCGCTATGCGGAGCGCGTGGCAAGGTCCACGCGAAAAGGACGCCGCCACTGCTCGTCAGGACGTACTGGTGGCCGTCCAACTCATAGGTGATCGACGGGCTGCTGATGTGGCCTCCGGAGCCCATGTGCCACAGAGTCTTGCCATCGCTTGTGTCGAGCGCGAGGAAGTTTCCTGCGACATCCCCCGTGAAGGTGAGGCCGGAAGCTGTCGTCATCACACCAGCACCGGAGCGGCCGTCGCCCAACTCGTGGCTCCAGCGAATCTTTCCGGTCTGGTAGTCGATGGCTTCGAGAACGCTTTTGCTCCACACGCCGTAGTCGGCGCCTGCCCATCCGTAGGTTCCGTCGGCGGGCTTCGCGAAGTAGATGCTGAAGCTGGGGGAGGCGTTGACGAGAAAGAGGCCGGTTTTGGGATCGAAGCTGGGAGAGCGATAGTTCGTCAGTCCGCCTTCATCCGGCGCGATGATGCGCCCGTCGGGAGCAGGTTCTTTCTCCGGGTTCGGGATAGGTTGGCCATTTTTGTCGATGCCCTTGGACCAGTTGACGGGACCGAAGGTGGTGGTCAGCAGGCTCTTTCCCGTCGCGCGGTCGAGGACGAAGAAGTAGCCGTTGCGGGAGGCCTGCATGAGCATCTTGCGAGGCTGGCCGTGGAAATCTCCGTCGACGAGGACGGGCGTTTCAACTGCATCCCAATCATGAGTATCGTGGGGCGATGGCTGGAAGGCCCAGGCAAGCTTGCCGGTCTCGGGGTTCAGCGCCACGATGCTGCACGTGTAGAGGTTGTCGCCGGGACGCGGCGCACCGGTGAGCACAGGCGTCGG
It encodes:
- a CDS encoding glycoside hydrolase family 97 protein is translated as MLNRSFLLPSVPGTVAFLLVVSASPFARSQASPLELKSPDGQLTMRFDVRPLKDSTSQDGSLVYSVRFHGKPVLDDSALGLELDGGAALGSMVHVDHSTSGHGVDDYKLAYQKVSSVHDEYNSLTLETAEAGGSHRKLNIEARAYNGGVAFRYVLPEQNHQEYFRLKAEDTEFRFSNDATNWLLALPNYKSSYESEYVQLPTSALGNQGGVASSFLIGMPVLAHEPGLGWLALMEADLEGNSSMYVTNPSGSWAGHYLSAKLSPRFDHPEYAVEGGLPHHSAWRVVLIAEEPGRLIESTIQYDLNPASRVADTSWIEAGKASWNWWVDDVDANNKPAFTTENMKRYVDFSAASGFRYMMLDAGWSAIRDLTKLSGKVDVPELVRYAATKNVKVWVWCYAESVMRQRTEAFTQFEKWGVAGVKIDFINRDDQDGIAFFYDTAKEAAEHHLMVDYHGGHTPWGLERTYPNVMSYEAVLGAEQNKVGRRDSPGNRATLAWTRTLAGPMDYTPGGFNNATEDGFVAQNTSPMVMGTRAQQLALYVVYQSPFQMVSDSPQMYEGRPEFKFLKDVPSAWDTTKVIGGTPGEFSTIVRKHGGEWYLGSITNWTPRTMQVPLSFLESGSYTAEIYEDAKDADREPKHVSVRKQTVHAGETLTLHLAPGGGCAIRFARAK
- a CDS encoding acido-empty-quinoprotein group A; translated protein: MTSLRNTSLLTLAAAAILACTRLSSAQNVDAAWLTHPPADSWPAYHGDYSGKRHSELTEITPQNVKDLSPAWIFQTNQSLEIKATPILVDGILYFTLPDNIWAIDARTGHQLWRYTAPPNKAFHIGQRGVSIYKGSLYYMSSDAHLLSLDPKNGKVRWDVEVADASKGHWATMAPLIVGNHVLVGASGDFDNLQGFIRSIDAETGKTQWQWDATPPVGTAKKATGGSAWMTGTYDPDLNLVYWGTGNPTPVLTGAPRPGDNLYTCSIVALNPETGKLAWAFQPSPHDTHDWDAVETPVLVDGDFHGQPRKMLMQASRNGYFFVLDRATGKSLLTTTFGPVNWSKGIDKNGQPIPNPEKEPAPDGRIIAPDEGGLTNYRSPSFDPKTGLFLVNASPSFSIYFAKPADGTYGWAGADYGVWSKSVLEAIDYQTGKIRWSHELGDGRSGAGVMTTASGLTFTGDVAGNFLALDTSDGKTLWHMGSGGHISSPSITYELDGHQYVLTSSGGVLFAWTLPRAPHSGTHQAE